A single window of Huiozyma naganishii CBS 8797 chromosome 10, complete genome DNA harbors:
- the VPS15 gene encoding ubiquitin-binding serine/threonine protein kinase VPS15 (similar to Saccharomyces cerevisiae VPS15 (YBR097W); ancestral locus Anc_3.339) yields the protein MGAKLSLLAQTAPSIGIFSYVDVLNEIHYVSQLNSSKFLKTCKGIDPNGPVVIKVFIKPQENYTVSAELDKIRKESLLLSQLPSVLNFSKIIETSRAAYLVRQYMRDNLYDRISSRPYLHQVEKLFIAFQILTALQEIHKLDVTHGDLKLENILPNTWNWISIADFSSCYKPVYLPEDNPGEFTFYFDTSKRRCCYLAPERFSSQRATSEKEYSVTKEMDIFSAGCCIAELFNDGIGLFNLSDIFKYKNGELDADALLCDLFPEQEPLRQLILDMIDLDPNNRLACSQLLSKYRGSLFPNHFYTFTYEFLKNLAILSTNVAGTGNIVFNKTLEDMSSVTDECVDKFYVDFEKICTSLEFPLTKLEQRGGKQYSFKLSHSKAYALQSFSKLQDITTIREECALLFTSYLSHAIRNTLSSNTRLKCLELLTIFSQYVSDENKLDRIIPFVVMNFDHIDDENVQSLSVQCLCQILSLVEAVSPLNENIFVDYLMPRLKRLLQSSEEKSYVRVVFANCLGDLVTTACKFQELSFASKEIQQKIPSSADQLAQGLAVMEITNHYTRKLLQQVEDLTIRLLTSNDVWVKVALLRNILPLCNFFGKEMTNDVILSHLITYFNDRDFFLRMTLVDVIPGIAILLGPIALEQYILPLLIQTLTDSEEWVIVTVLQAVEDLAKIGILSKRILYDTVANVAPLLLHPNHSIHQFSLRIVFEITQQMSDAEIYCGLYPIIRPFFGFDIDFDLETLIETCKQPVSRIIYNLLCSWSLRASNSLFWQQVPNEHIDSFGNNAISFVTKDYIPRNYGLVNGKDKFNKKEMILLKNSKDIVESFDKKQIPLTIEDKLWIDKFKTIGLRDSDLWKLEVLREYVTRSTKSSGHKTSKPLFNNSSVRRNYEITTELSNVMPRNVFFDIEFYGDEILNGVETESTQSVEEESRFKANLSKRLLTRERLGSIVDMHGSLVLKSANATGFATQDTQNVNVRSKSTITPSETSKSKSLRSLDSSKRYLVKNSYEGKEKTVLQFLNKFEISPSLRDLKEFGFITFAETELNTLRDIKGMLIASLVGDKKIPVISLNISLKDKPYLVGGSIQGDICIWDMEHVVKGRRLKFSSTYECNATITHMELIPGFDTLAVSTKNGKMVFLRILHKDRKDGKRSYSFERIRELDLNKKSANATTIDEYIVNFKTFNNEDRSHLVGLTKSGLIIIIDICSMSILRYIDNPVTHGAVSCFDVDTDNDTLIVGTVKGIIDVWDLRFKVLVESFTFGDSTPIKSIITRRSYHDNTVVITGGSSAALCTVWDYSKLQCKMAIVLSDEQPSISAFVANVNNLESSGINLKMKQDVNNQEISSIAVKGSSIVISKLETSDLIICDMETHSNSKAIAGPNAAYYSFVPVQATAALSFILIKPMTRKPILTKQKNAVTLSVIGQLGQTPLVITSNVQGTINVFK from the coding sequence ATGGGTGCGAAGCTGTCTCTCTTGGCACAGACGGCGCCGTCTATCGGTATCTTCTCGTACGTGGATGTCCTGAATGAGATCCATTACGTCTCACAACTGAACTCCTCAAAGTTTCTGAAGACTTGTAAGGGGATTGACCCAAATGGACCCGTGGTCATAAAAGTGTTTATAAAGCCACAGGAGAACTATACAGTCTCTGCAGAACTGGACAAGATTCGCAAGGAATCCCTACTACTCAGTCAGTTGCCCAGCGTTCTCAACTTCAGCAAGATTATCGAGACGAGTAGGGCTGCGTATTTAGTGCGGCAGTACATGAGGGACAATTTATACGATAGGATATCGTCAAGACCGTACCTGCATCAAGTGGAAAAGTTGTTCATAGCGTTTCAGATTCTTACAGCGCTACAAGAGATCCACAAACTGGATGTCACCCACGGCGATTTAAAACTGGAAAACATTCTCCCCAACACCTGGAACTGGATATCTATTGCAGATTTCTCAAGCTGTTACAAACCAGTATACCTCCCAGAAGATAACCCTGGGGAGTTCACCTTCTATTTCGATACCTCAAAGAGGAGATGCTGCTACTTGGCTCCTGAAAGGTTCAGTTCTCAAAGGGCGACTTCAGAGAAGGAATATTCTGTCACGAAAGAGATGGACATTTTCAGCGCGGGATGTTGCATTGCAGAGCTGTTTAACGATGGTATTGGTTTGTTTAATCTGTCTGACATATTCAAGTACAAGAATGGGGAACTTGATGCAGATGCACTTCTTTGTGATTTGTTCCCTGAACAAGAACCTTTGAGACAGCTCATTCTGGACATGATTGACTTGGACCCAAATAACAGGCTGGCATGCTCTCAGTTGCTGTCAAAGTACAGAGGATCGTTGTTTCCAAACCATTTCTATACATTCACTTACgaattcttgaagaatttgGCGATATTGAGCACAAATGTAGCGGGGACTGGGAACATAGTTTTTAACAAAACACTCGAAGATATGTCCTCTGTTACCGATGAATGTGTTGATAAATTCTACGTTGATTTCGAAAAGATATGCACATCCCTGGAGTTCCCGCTGACTAAATTAGAACAAAGAGGCGGAAAACAGTACTCTTTCAAGTTGTCTCATTCGAAGGCGTATGCTTTGCAATCTTTTAGTAAATTACAGGATATTACCACAATACGAGAAGAATGCGCGTTGCTCTTTACATCGTACCTTTCGCACGCCATACGAAATACCCTATCCAGTAACACAAGACTGAAATGTTTGGAACTGTTGACAATCTTCTCACAATACGTGTCGGATGAGAATAAACTGGACAGGATAATACCTTTTGTTGTGATGAATTTTGACCATAtcgatgatgaaaacgTTCAAAGTCTCTCCGTCCAATGCTTATGTCAAATACTCTCCCTGGTGGAAGCGGTGAGTCCGTTGAACGAGAACATTTTTGTTGACTATCTTATGCCGAGACTCAAACGGTTATTACAATCAAGTGAGGAGAAGTCATACGTCAGAGTAGTCTTTGCCAATTGTTTGGGTGACCTGGTAACGACGGCGTGCAAGTTTCAAGAACTGTCGTTTGCATCGAAAGAAATACAACAAAAGATCCCTTCATCTGCCGACCAACTAGCACAAGGTTTGGCAGTTATGGAAATTACAAACCACTATACGCGGAAGCTATTGCAGCAAGTCGAGGATTTGACTATTCGTTTGTTAACCAGCAACGACGTATGGGTGAAAGTTGCTCTGCTCAGGAATATCCTCCCCTTgtgtaatttttttgggaAGGAGATGACAAATGATGTTATACTAAGCCACTTGATAACGTATTTTAACGATCGAGATTTTTTTCTAAGAATGACATTAGTTGACGTCATTCCTGGGATAGCCATTCTGTTGGGGCCTATTGCCTTGGAGCAATACATTTTACCACTTTTGATCCAGACGTTAACCGATTCTGAAGAATGGGTCATTGTCACAGTTCTTCAAGCAGTAGAGGACCTTGCAAAGATAGGCATTCTGTCAAAGAGGATACTTTATGATACGGTTGCAAATGTCGCACCGTTGCTACTTCATCCAAATCATTCGATTCACCAATTTTCTCTGAGGATAGTGTTTGAGATTACCCAACAAATGTCTGATGCCGAGATATACTGTGGCTTATACCCTATAATAAGAcctttttttggttttgatATTGACTTCGATTTGGAGACTTTGATTGAAACCTGCAAACAACCAGTGTCCAGAATAATCTACAATCTACTGTGTAGTTGGTCCCTCAGAGCATCAAATTCTTTGTTTTGGCAGCAGGTGCCTAACGAACATATTGACTCATTTGGGAACAATGCAATATCGTTTGTCACAAAGGACTATATTCCTCGAAATTACGGACTAGTGAATGGGAAAGACAAATTTAACAAAAAAGAGATGATTCTATTGAAGAATTCCAAAGATATCGTTGAATCTTTTGACAAAAAACAGATTCCGTTGACTATCGAAGACAAATTATGGATTGATAAATTTAAGACAATTGGGTTACGTGACTCCGACTTATGGAAGCTGGAAGTTTTGCGCGAATACGTAACCCGATCAACAAAATCATCTGGTCACAAAACGTCGAAACCTTTGTTTAACAATAGTAGTGTGAGGAGAAATTATGAGATTACTACTGAGCTATCCAATGTGATGCCTCGCAATGTATTTTTTGATATCGAATTTTATGGGGACGAAATATTAAACGGCGTAGAAACCGAAAGCACACAGAGcgtcgaagaagaaagtagATTTAAAGCAAACCTATCAAAACGTCTTTTGACTCGAGAACGTTTGGGTTCTATAGTGGATATGCATGGATCATTGGTACTTAAGTCAGCTAACGCGACAGGTTTTGCCACTCAGGATACTCAAAACGTTAATGTTCGCTCCAAATCCACTATTACTCCAAGTGAGACGTCTAAAAGTAAATCGCTAAGATCTTTGGATTCTTCGAAGAGATACCTTGTCAAAAACAGTTACGaggggaaagaaaaaactgtattgcagtttttgaacaagtttgaaatttcaCCCTCTTTGCGCGACTTAAAAGAGTTTGGGTTTATCACctttgcagaaactgaatTGAACACGTTGCGTGACATTAAGGGCATGTTAATTGCGAGTTTAGTTGGTGACAAGAAAATTCCAGTAATATCTCTGAATATATCATTGAAGGATAAGCCATACCTAGTTGGCGGTTCTATTCAAGGTGATATATGTATATGGGATATGGAGCATGTGGTCAAGGGAAGGAGACtaaaattttcttcaacttaTGAGTGCAATGCCACTATTACGCATATGGAACTTATTCCGGGCTTCGATACGCTAGCAGTATCTACCAAGAATGGTAAAATGGTGTTTCTGAGAATACTTCATAAGGATCGTAAAGATGGTAAAAGAAGCTACAGTTTTGAGCGTATTAGAGAACTTGATCTCAACAAGAAGTCGGCAAATGCTACTACGATCGATGAGTACATTGTAAACTTCAAGACGTTCAACAATGAGGATAGATCACATTTAGTCGGCTTGACTAAATCCGGATTGATAATAATAATTGACATTTGTTCAATGAGCATTTTACGCTATATTGACAATCCTGTTACACACGGCGCTGTATCCTGTTTTGACGTCGACACTGACAATGATACATTGATAGTAGGTACCGTGAAGGGTATTATTGATGTTTGGGACCTCAGGTTTAAAGTATTGGTAGAGAGTTTTACATTTGGAGATAGTACTCCCATAAAGTCGATAATAACCAGACGAAGCTATCATGACAACACAGTTGTTATTACGGGCGGATCCTCTGCGGCACTTTGTACCGTATGGGACTACTCTAAACTGCAGTGTAAAATGGCGATTGTTTTATCCGACGAGCAACCATCCATCAGTGCATTTGTGGCAAACGTTAACAATTTGGAGAGCTCAGGTATCAATCTGAAGATGAAGCAAGACGTGAACAACCAAGAGATATCTTCTATTGCCGTGAAGGGGTCCTCAATCGTCATTTCCAAACTGGAGACCTCTGATTTGATTATATGTGACATGGAAACGCATAGTAATTCCAAAGCCATTGCTGGGCCGAACGCGGCCTATTATTCTTTTGTGCCGGTGCAGGCGACTGCTGCTTTATCGTTTATTCTAATAAAACCTATGACGAGGAAGCCGATATTGACGAAGCAAAAGAATGCTGTCACTTTGTCTGTAATAGGCCAACTGGGACAAACCCCTCTTGTCATTACTTCTAATGTCCAGGGGACGATTAATGTGTTCAAATGA
- the MMS4 gene encoding Mms4p (similar to Saccharomyces cerevisiae MMS4 (YBR098W); ancestral locus Anc_3.341) — protein MNHEVIEIEDESTSAITLGKGEDSFRPNVIDLSLMEDQSVSANKSTGNSAYPSSPVFKRVLPNANDIEGVSGSLEISIPFAHDEPSAHTEGSSQRVSSSQADKSNRMKSTRILDDLLLDSSLDHSLGVGKGFIPTVKCPEDSKNVTPQKPGTNNQHDRLFPQNGTSIRDSNIPGDDVKLAQNDAFFSNGNIFGGDMLPAQNVLDEFPISSPISMEKNSVTEQGKDPQLFPDLQKSMKSIPRKRTIKNKGFSIKTNADTVELDTPFFLDDTTDVFQDYTKSLPGSPLTKRRKAQNTQIHRKKTNEPIGLLKRSATVDLSGLYNDDKAHLKNDFSKLARYITNGQIFTEDESRSLVFKHYNENRTAFKQANQIYRDNEKARESIIVEIPKSLLRIATELDFDIKDTIKPATVQTSYDNDIPRIRFLRRCDSVYDFKHDYYYPCDRKIIEENTTLLYYEAKSFFLQYSKNKKSLYNSIRETLKKDKLVILVLYDLGKFRKGLETLQDKKYKDLVNQQLTGKESPTKSSQIARKNAQELESLNMQYFDVEQRIQYISREWNMKVHTVNSHLDFLHSLTNLTSLIGKQRMDPALRFMQYAHLNVRAGKDKTDILRKTLHEIGRMPELRARGITKEYTTFQSLFHDFCSAELRSAPDGGHLMTESMEKRMYKLFTSKDPNENIE, from the coding sequence ATGAATCATGAGGTTATTGAGATTGAGGATGAAAGCACTAGTGCTATTACATTGGGGAAAGGCGAGGATTCATTCAGGCCCAACGTCATTGATTTATCTTTAATGGAAGATCAAAGCGTATCTGCTAACAAATCTACAGGCAACTCGGCATATCCGTCATCGCCAGTATTTAAACGTGTCCTGCCGAATGCAAATGATATTGAGGGCGTTTCAGGGTCTCTGGAAATATCGATACCGTTTGCCCACGACGAACCCAGTGCTCATACTGAAGGGTCATCTCAACGAGTAAGTTCAAGTCAGGCGGACAAGTCAAACAGGATGAAATCAACAAGGATACTAGATGATTTACTACTGGATAGCTCCCTAGATCATAGTTTGGGCGTAGGTAAAGGCTTTATTCCTACGGTTAAATGTCCTGAGGATTCTAAGAATGTAACTCCCCAAAAACCAGGAACTAACAACCAACATGACCGTTTGTTCCCGCAAAACGGTACATCCATACGTGATAGTAATATTCCAGGCGATGATGTGAAGCTTGCTCAAAACGATGCATTCTTCTCTAACGGTAATATTTTTGGAGGTGATATGTTGCCTGCCCAAAACGTTTTAGATGAGTTCCCGATCTCTTCGCCCATTTCAATGGAGAAGAATAGTGTTACGGAGCAAGGAAAAGATCCCCAATTATTTCCTGATTTACAGAAAAGTATGAAGAGCATCCCCCGAAAGAGAACCATTAAAAACAAGGGTTTTAGCATTAAAACGAATGCTGATACAGTTGAATTAGATACCCCGTTCTTTTTAGACGACACTACCGATGTATTTCAAGACTATACGAAATCACTTCCCGGTAGCCCCCTGAccaaaagaaggaaggCACAGAATACTCAAATACATCGTAAAAAGACGAATGAGCCTATTGGGTTATTGAAGAGGTCCGCAACCGTTGATCTTAGTGGTTTATATAACGACGATAAGGCACACTTAAAGAACGATTTTTCGAAGCTTGCAAGGTACATCACGAACGGTCAGATATTTACGGAAGATGAGTCAAGATCACTTGTATTTAAGCACTATAACGAGAATAGAACTGCATTCAAGCAGGCCAATCAGATATATCGGGATAATGAAAAGGCTAGAGAGAGTATAATCGTGGAGATTCCGAAGTCGTTGCTGCGGATTGCCACGGAACTGGACTTCGACATAAAGGACACGATCAAGCCAGCCACTGTACAGACATCCTACGACAACGATATCCCCAGGATACGATTTTTACGACGTTGCGATAGCGTTTATGATTTCAAGCACGACTATTACTACCCTTGTGACCGGAAGATAATAGAGGAGAATACTACGCTACTGTACTACGAAGCAAAAAGCTTTTTCCTACAGTACtcgaagaacaagaaatctCTGTACAATAGCATACGAGAGACTCTGAAAAAGGATAAACTTGTTATACTGGTTTTATACGATCTGGGCAAGTTCCGGAAGGGTTTAGAAACACTTCAGGAtaaaaaatacaaagatCTGGTTAACCAACAATTGACTGGGAAGGAGAGTCCGACGAAGTCATCGCAGATAGCTCGTAAAAATGCACAAGAATTGGAATCCCTGAATATGCAATATTTCGACGTGGAGCAAAGGATACAGTACATCTCTAGGGAGTGGAACATGAAAGTCCATACGGTAAACTCACATTTGGATTTTTTGCATTCGTTGACCAATCTAACGTCGCTAATTGGGAAACAGAGGATGGACCCTGCCCTGAGATTCATGCAGTATGCACATCTGAACGTTCGTGCGGGCAAGGACAAGACAGACATTTTGAGGAAAACATTGCATGAGATCGGCAGGATGCCCGAACTGAGAGCAAGGGGGATTACTAAGGAGTACACGACGTTCCAGTCTTTGTTCCACGACTTCTGCTCCGCAGAGCTGCGGTCTGCACCGGATGGCGGGCATTTAATGACGGAAAGCATGGAGAAAAGAATGTACAAACTTTTTACCTCCAAAGACCCAAACGAGAATATCGAGTAA
- the EXO84 gene encoding exocyst subunit EXO84 (similar to Saccharomyces cerevisiae EXO84 (YBR102C); ancestral locus Anc_3.343) has protein sequence MVDFSLKKARNNWRNVKIGSPTKVKHVSGSGVPPTGSQSLASGTPVHTPEATPPAEPRKLTVPQQKGHLPTVHAHEKNKAASSMQRRLSVYAAGHAAPTFDYSMPLPTAKGPREMAGTSATGPPASQEPQQGRLSIREITQPAKLRSLLTDTHFNAKAFVHENLRDASALDIDSFTTTLADLSQSIQVEVKENINRSYREIMQVNADLHTASVELDTLRGNIEAMNSIMGDFKQIADKRLALETARLNESMPASAASDSRGADSLLPRLQVQEEIRSSVYILGNMRSQQLSEMEREIEGASKVLRGKNRYLVTKSKDLAELNITTLRYLQVVRFYILNDAILIARKNETNDYILNQTLSLRETTVNKEPGTDNRFVFKVNSNNSLLYETRDPQECEKILNSIRKAKDDLCDIYESDKMQRRKMKESVRYLQSTQQTPVRDSSVTRSPVKSYRRSTGGSAPMTPGGRHSVGYFAGAPQLDSAADQYLLQSAAYSSMSSKRGGGQTTVASNRLKMLNDYIEEVDINIARFKMRDAVDILLDIESQLSKLSTEEQLGDATFCQILDIKLRERRESLSSKLSQNILFSDDVTHLIQSVEALIKLGYADEGLDLFLQNRSNAIQELILQIGSFDNPTNYLTQLSVIRFQTIKRTVLNYEEFFAAETEAARTAKKKLSSILVNWCNSEVDRHFQLIDEQLLNDEMLSPVSIKSSRRQIDDLKSVGLDFVYKLDEFIRINSDRIG, from the coding sequence ATGGTGGATTtctcgttgaagaaggcgCGCAACAATTGGCGGAATGTCAAGATAGGGTCGCCGACGAAAGTGAAGCACGTATCCGGTTCAGGTGTCCCCCCCACTGGCTCGCAAAGTTTAGCTAGTGGGACCCCCGTACACACTCCAGAGgcaacaccaccagcagaaCCACGGAAGCTGACGGTCCCACAACAGAAAGGGCATTTGCCCACGGTCCATGCGcacgagaagaacaaagcTGCGTCGTCGATGCAGCGGAGACTGTCCGTGTACGCTGCGGGCCATGCGGCACCCACGTTCGATTACTCCATGCCGCTCCCCACAGCTAAGGGCCCCCGCGAGATGGCAGGGACTAGTGCTACGGGTCCACCGGCATCTCAGGAACCACAGCAGGGGAGGTTGAGTATCCGGGAGATCACACAGCCGGCGAAACTGCGCTCGCTGCTGACGGATACGCACTTCAATGCGAAGGCGTTTGTTCACGAGAACTTGCGGGACGCGTCTGCGCTGGATATCGACAGCTTCACGACAACTCTGGCAGACTTGTCGCAGTCCATCCAAGTCGAGGTTAAGGAGAACATCAACAGGTCGTACCGGGAGATCATGCAAGTGAACGCGGACTTGCACACGGCGAGTGTAGAGCTGGATACGCTGCGCGGGAACATCGAGGCGATGAATTCTATCATGGGTGATTTCAAGCAGATCGCAGACAAGAGACTCGCTCTCGAAACGGCTCGACTGAACGAGAGCATGCCCGCCAGTGCCGCCTCTGACTCTCGCGGTGCTGATTCGTTGCTCCCACGGCTGCAAGTCCAAGAAGAGATACGGAGCAGTGTGTACATCCTCGGGAATATGAGGAGTCAGCAACTGTCCGAGATGGAAAGGGAGATCGAGGGAGCGTCGAAGGTTCTGAGGGGCAAGAACAGGTACCTGGTCACGAAGAGCAAAGACTTGGCCGAATTGAACATCACGACGCTTCGGTACTTGCAAGTCGTGAGGTTCTACATATTGAACGACGCGATCCTGATCGCACGCAAGAACGAGACCAACGACtacattttgaaccaaACGCTCTCGTTGCGGGAGACCACAGTCAATAAGGAGCCCGGCACGGATAACAGATTCGTGTTCAAAGTAAACAGCAATAACAGCCTTCTGTATGAGACAAGGGACCCACAGGAGTGTGAGAAGATACTGAACAGCATCAGGAAGGCCAAGGATGACCTGTGCGACATCTACGAGAGCGACAAGATGCAACggaggaagatgaaggaGTCCGTCAGGTACCTGCAGTCCACGCAACAGACACCAGTGCGCGACTCGAGCGTCACCAGAAGTCCAGTCAAGAGTTACAGGAGAAGCACAGGCGGTAGTGCTCCGATGACTCCAGGAGGCAGACACAGCGTTGGGTACTTTGCCGGAGCCCCACAATTGGACTCCGCGGCAGATCAGTACTTGCTACAGTCTGCTGCGTACTCGTCCATGTCGTCCAAGAGGGGCGGCGGGCAGACCACGGTCGCTTCCAATAGACTCAAAATGCTCAATGACTACATTGAAGAGGTCGACATCAACATCGCGCGGTTCAAGATGAGAGACGCGGTAGATATTCTTCTGGACATCGAGTCGCAACTGAGCAAGCTCTCCACGGAGGAGCAACTTGGCGACGCGACTTTCTGCCAGATCCTCGACATCAAGCTGCGCGAGAGACGCGAGTCCCTCAGTTCGAAGCTCTCGCAAAACATCCTCTTCAGCGACGACGTAACGCACCTGATCCAATCCGTCGAGGCGCTCATCAAGCTCGGGTACGCGGACGAAGGGTTAGATCTGTTCCTCCAGAACAGGTCCAACGCGATCCAGGAGCTGATCCTACAGATTGGTTCCTTCGACAACCCAACAAACTACCTGACGCAGTTGTCCGTCATCAGGTTCCAAACGATCAAGCGGACCGTGCTGAACTACGAAGAGTTCTTCGCAGCGGAGACAGAAGCAGCCCGGACcgcaaagaagaaactgtccTCGATCCTCGTGAACTGGTGCAACAGTGAGGTCGACCGCCATTTCCAGCTGATCGACGAACAACTGCTCAACGACGAAATGCTGTCCCCGGTGTCCATCAAGTCCTCGCGGAGACAGATCGACGACCTCAAGTCCGTCGGCCTCGATTTCGTGTACAAGCTGGACGAGTTCATCAGGATCAACAGCGACAGGATCGGATAG
- the FES1 gene encoding Hsp70 nucleotide exchange factor FES1 (similar to Saccharomyces cerevisiae FES1 (YBR101C); ancestral locus Anc_3.342), with protein sequence MEKLLHWSIANSQGDKEAIAKAGAPDPKLLEQLFGGGNQVDDATLMKECTRAILDDEVELENKLTAMDNFEMLIENLDNANNIENMKLWEPILKMLDFEEAELRQGALSIIGTAVQNNSTSQDNFIKYDTGLEKVIKLAGDMAQPNGVRTKALYALSNLTRNHPAMAEKFEQQNGLDIVPVILNDPKSEPKLKMRVIALITAFISTVTVDDKLLSLLRKDGVIQAVAESFLDETNINIVDRVLAFFSRLIACGVKFTNSELVTLRKGFEQIQPLKDRLNEDDYLSVKYVL encoded by the coding sequence ATGGAGAAACTGTTGCATTGGTCTATTGCGAACTCGCAGGGGGACAAAGAGGCTATTGCCAAAGCTGGGGCGCCGGACCCAAAGTTGCTGGAGCAACTGTTCGGCGGTGGGAACCAGGTCGATGATGCGACGCTCATGAAGGAGTGCACGCGTGCCATACTGGACGACGAGGTCGAGCTAGAGAACAAGCTGACTGCCATGGACAACTTCGAGATGCTGATTGAGAATTTGGACAACGCGAACAACATCGAGAACATGAAGTTGTGGGAACCGATCTTGAAGATGCTGGATTTTGAGGAGGCGGAATTGCGCCAGGGGGCGCTGTCCATTATCGGCACGGCCGTTCAAAACAACTCCACCTCGCAGGATAACTTCATTAAATACGATACAGGGTTGGAGAAAGTCATCAAGCTCGCGGGGGACATGGCCCAGCCAAACGGGGTGAGGACAAAGGCACTGTACGCACTGTCAAATCTGACGAGAAACCACCCCGCAATGGCCGAGAAGTTCGAACAACAGAATGGACTAGATATAGTCCCAGTGATACTGAACGACCCAAAGAGCGAACccaagttgaaaatgaGGGTTATCGCCTTGATAACGGCTTTCATCAGCACGGTCACAGTGGACGACAAATTGCTGTCCTTGCTAAGGAAGGACGGTGTCATTCAGGCTGTAGCAGAATCGTTCTTGGATGAAACCAATATAAATATAGTGGATAGGGTGTTGGCGTTTTTCTCACGCCTGATCGCCTGCGGGGTTAAATTTACGAACTCTGAGTTGGTCACGCTCAGGAAGGGCTTTGAACAGATACAGCCCTTAAAGGATAGGTTAAACGAGGACGATTATTTATCCGTCAAGTATGTATTATAG